A region from the Leishmania panamensis strain MHOM/PA/94/PSC-1 chromosome 20 sequence genome encodes:
- a CDS encoding kinesin heavy chain, putative (TriTrypDB/GeneDB-style sysID: LpmP.20.4870) produces the protein MYGQTGSGKTHTMFGDLNGGAWTTGCGSGRTSAAVISNSHNNEEDVKEKLVEDDSHTRTSLSEEEPGEVESYPYEHQKAQEEEDEERQHEPQQQQAFHAVGISLKTMHPGMTDYPIQAGHRASSALATSRSTATASPPPTATTSFCRTRATVTPLGELLQVNALQNTTDSNSGEHFYVAVNKSEKMFVAATAVTESTSCAPPPTPRSAASSSSAFSRSGLPRSTAKSATGTRSAFTGDAVSGVIPRAVHDIFDAIARADPSKEFDVQMFFVEVYMEQIRDLLVPNSSTVTPLPSAGFAPTLPMGPRKLQLREDVNTNSFYVDGCRSPHVSSARDVLHLVKRGLKHRATSATAMNETSSRSHCLLNLTVKSVDRTQGVSTVGKLYLVDLAGSEKVSKTNAKGMRLEEAKLINKSLTTLGMVIMSLTDHNATHTPYRDSVLTKILKDSLGGNSHTALVLCCSPSPYNAPETLSTLRFGARAKAIKNKAVVNRDLTAAQLRRMLETAKAEIERLHVTVQQLSMTNGVTSSCQETPDFPVAASRKLSSSTTATASPKATETNTFHISKLLEERATEQARLQNLRAEVAQLQDSLNGAQDIISALQEERDGYIDKAQSFQEEVSVWEGAHTASLKRAAIQNALLQQCTVLLRTQGSEIKDLTQRMEAYSQPLQQARQAVDQLHAYVFGTNTSRERRQTLLTAEACQSDAIAAASQLTPAGNVPLVLAKECALHGLIPYPPASVDAVDVDALGSVTEGGCRRDTNSNLPDGESPNPRRHPGANADPLQPSSSQPQPQHRVASQYRDGFSSGSISVSPGTAAAQQWLSRTASAGEYDNGALHVSSCGGGSTTPAAPAECVRRLEERLSSLQSDHTALQQQYKELLAELQSKQRILDLRGSHLITVKDELKREYMVNKELRERLEKDRDSLRGPLEMARNDANYWRRRYEELASRKAQPRFSECQRDSLLYAFSSLPPPPQQHESGRGSLMNTDSLKATAIHASEALTSGGCTTAGRNRPSIPDVPSGGLSSRASGEDVLLSLSSSTTPLRSTVARPTTEREG, from the coding sequence ATGTATGGGCAGACGGGAAGCGGCAAGACGCACACGATGTTCGGAGACTTGAATGGTGGCGCGTGGACAACCGGCTGCGGCTCAGGCCGGACCTCTGCAGCCGTCATCTCCAACTCGCACaacaacgaggaggacgtaAAAGAGAAGCTGGTGGAGGACGACAGTCATACCCGCACGTCCCtaagcgaggaggagcctGGAGAAGTGGAGTCCTACCCATACGAGCACCAGAAAgcgcaagaggaagaagacgaGGAGCGACAACACGaaccgcaacagcagcaagccTTTCATGCGGTCGGCATATCACTCAAGACAATGCATCCAGGGATGACTGACTATCCTATTCAGGCTGGTCACCGGGCGAGCTCAGCGCTAGCAACATCAaggagcaccgccaccgcgtcaccgccgccaacaGCGACGACATCCTTCTGTCGTACccgcgccaccgtcactCCGCTTggggagctgctgcaagtCAACGCACTTCAAAATACGACCGACAGCAACTCTGGGGAGCACTTCTATGTAGCGGTGAACAAATCGGAAAAGATGTTTGTTGCCGCTACTGCCGTTACTGAGTCGACCTCGTGCGCtccaccgccgacaccaagATCCGCAGCGTCATCGTCCTCTGCGTTTTCCCGCAGTGGACTGCCTCGATCTACGGCGAAGAGCGCGACAGGCACGCGCTCCGCCTTCACCGGCGACGCCGTCAGCGGCGTTATTCCGCGCGCGGTGCATGACATCTTCGACGCCATCGCCCGCGCAGACCCGTCCAAGGAGTTCGACGTGCAAATGTTTTTCGTAGAGGTGTACATGGAACAGATTCGCGACCTCCTCGTCCCCAACTCGTCCACCGTGACGCCATTACCTTCAGCTGGCTTCGCACCAACCCTGCCGATGGGGCCGCGTAAGCTGCAGCTACGCGAGGATGTGAACACGAACTCGTTCTACGTCGATGGATGTCGCAGCCCGCACGTGTCGTCTGCTAGAGATGTGCTGCATCTCGTGAAGCGTGGCCTCAAGCACAGGGCCACCTCAGCCACCGCAATGAACGAGACGAGCAGCCGTAGTCATTGCCTGCTGAACCTGACGGTGAAGAGCGTTGACCGCACGCAAGGGGTGTCAACTGTAGGGAAGCTCTACTTGGTTGACCTCGCTGGTAGCGAGAAGGTCAGCAAAACCAATGCGAAAGGGATGCGCctggaggaggcaaagcTGATTAACAAGTCCCTCACCACTCTCGGCATGGTCATCATGTCTCTAACAGATCACAacgccacgcacacgccgtATCGGGATAGCGTGCTGACGAAGATCTTAAAGGACTCGCTCGGCGGCAACTCGCACACGGCTCtcgtgctctgctgcagcccaTCTCCGTACAACGCGCCGGAGACGCTTTCGACGCTGCGCTTTGGTGCTCGCGCCAAGGCTATCAAGAACAAGGCTGTGGTGAACCGTGacctcaccgcagcgcagctgcgacgcaTGTTGGAGACGGCCAAAGCGGAGATCGAGCGCCTGCATGTGACGGTTCAGCAGCTGAGCATGACAAATGGAGTCACAAGCAGCTGTCAAGAGACGCCGGACTTCCCTGTCGCCGCGTCACGCAAACTGTCgagctccaccaccgccacggcgtCTCCAAAAGCGACTGAGACGAACACGTTCCACATCAGTAAACTGCTCGAGGAGCGTGCCACGGAGCAGGCGCGGTTGCAGAATCTCCGcgctgaggtggcgcagctgcaggataGCCTCAACGGCGCCCAGGACATCATCAGTGccctgcaggaggagcgtgACGGCTACATCGACAAGGCCCAGAGCTTCCAGGAGGAGGTCAGCGTCTGGGAAGGGGCACATACGGCGTCCTTGAAGCGCGCGGCTATTCAGaatgcactgctgcagcagtgtaCGGTGCTCCTTCGCACCCAGGGAAGCGAGATCAAAGACCTCACCCAGCGCATGGAAGCCTACAGTCAGCCCCTTCAACAAGCCCGACAGGCCGTCGACCAGCTCCACGCCTACGTGTTCGGGACGAACACAAGCCGTGAGCGACGACAAACGCTTCTCACCGCGGAGGCGTGCCAATCGGAtgccatcgcagcagcctcCCAACTGACACCTGCGGGGAATGTGCCGCTGGTGTTGGCCAAAGAATGCGCGCTGCATGGTCTCATACCCTATCCGCCAGCCTCCGTAGATGCAGTGGATGTGGACGCCTTGGGCAGCGTCACAGAGGGTGGTTGTCGGCGCGACACCAACAGCAACCTTCCGGATGGAGAATCACCTAATCCGCGTCGCCATCCAGGTGCGAACGCTGACCCTCTACAGCCCAGCAGCTCGCAGCCTCAGCCTCAACACCGTGTTGCAAGCCAATACCGCGACGGCTTCTCGTCGGGGTCGATAAGTGTGTCGCCtgggacggcggcggcgcaacagTGGCTgtcgcgcaccgcctcggCAGGGGAGTATGACAATGGTGCTTTACACGTCAGCTcctgtggaggaggcagcacaacgccagcagcacctgcagagTGTGTCCGTCGCCTCGAGGAGCGGCTTTCTTCGCTCCAGTCTGACCAcaccgcactgcagcagcagtacaaAGAGCTCCTGGCTGAGCTGCAGTCGAAGCAGCGTATTCTGGACCTCCGCGGCAGCCACCTCATCACTGTGAAAGATGAGCTGAAGCGGGAGTACATGGTAAACAAAGAGCTACGGGAGCGCCTAGAGAAGGACCGAGACAGCCTACGAGGGCCGCTCGAGATGGCGCGGAATGATGCCAACTACTGGCGCCGGCGGTACGAAGAGCTTGCAAGTCGAAAGGCACAACCACGCTTCTCtgagtgccagcgtgactctCTCCTCTATGCCTTTtcgtcactgccaccaccaccgcagcagcacgagtcCGGGCGCGGGAGCTTAATGAACACAGATTCCTTGAAGGCCACAGCTATCCACGCGTCTGAGGCTTTGACAAGTGGCGGTTGCACGACTGCAGGCAGGAATCGTCCCTCCATCCCAGATGTCCCGTCAGGCGGCCTGTCGTCGAGGGCATCGGGCGAGGATGTGCTGCTGAGCCTCTCCTCGAGCACAACTCCATTGCGATCAACTGTGGCACGACCCACCACAGAGCGCGAGGGCTGA